Proteins encoded by one window of Gemmatimonas aurantiaca:
- a CDS encoding fused MFS/spermidine synthase, protein MTVPTDFDRRIRPALPFLLVLFVGSGASALIYEVVWFQLLELVIGSSAISLGVLLATFMGGMCLGSLGYPRLAARLGRQHPLRRYAALEVGIGVIGLAELLLIPTIGTLYSPAVGHGALAIALRAIVAGLCLLPPTILMGATLPAIARWVESSPRGIAWLGFFYGGNTLGAVVGSLLAGFYLLRLHDSTVATWVAAAGNLLVAAVATMIAARTPGEPSAARSASPEVADRSDSVPAAQDFGTRNYIYVAIALSGGCALAAEVVWTRLLSLTFGASTYTFSMILAVILAGLGLGSAGGAALAARTDAAQVNARALARVQLLAVLGIAWAAAIIYLALPNWPVNPSLAPSAWYNLQFDLFRCAVAVLPSAVLWGASFPLALAAVAVPGEDPARLVGRVYAANTVGAILGAVVCSLLLVPGIGTRNTQRLLMALAAVASVLAYLTVRGRSSSRPVGLIVAPVLAAILIVLTPALPGELVAHGRWAVTWLGKSEMLYVGEGMNSSVAVTRLLSNDAIQFHVSGKVEASSLMQDMRLQKMLAHIPALVHPNPQSVLVVGFGAGVTAGSFLPYPTVTRLVVCELEPLVPQVVSTWFTKENNNVVNDPRTQIHFDDARSFVLTADEQFDVITSDPINPWVKGAATLYTREYFQAVKKLLKPGGVVTQWVPLYESTPEAVKSEIATFFEVFPNGTIWANNTPDGGYDLVLLGTSEPTRIDLGVMQIRAADPGYDRVRQSLVESNFTSLSNLFSTYAGRAQDLAPYLEGAEINTDRSLRLQYLAGLALNQYTNVAIAQELFQFRRFPDGLFGGDPMWEQRMAYEMGLMR, encoded by the coding sequence ATGACCGTTCCCACCGACTTCGATCGCCGCATCCGTCCGGCGCTTCCGTTCCTGCTGGTGCTCTTCGTTGGTAGTGGAGCGAGTGCCCTCATCTACGAAGTCGTCTGGTTCCAGCTCCTCGAGTTGGTGATCGGCTCCTCGGCCATCTCGCTGGGTGTGTTGCTCGCCACCTTCATGGGCGGCATGTGCCTGGGCAGTCTGGGATACCCCCGTCTCGCCGCAAGACTGGGCCGTCAGCACCCACTCCGGCGGTATGCCGCACTGGAAGTGGGCATCGGCGTCATCGGGCTGGCCGAACTGCTGCTGATTCCCACCATCGGCACGCTGTATTCCCCGGCGGTGGGCCATGGTGCGCTGGCGATCGCGTTGCGTGCCATCGTCGCCGGTCTCTGTCTGCTCCCGCCCACGATCCTCATGGGTGCCACGTTGCCCGCCATCGCGCGCTGGGTGGAGAGTTCGCCCCGCGGCATTGCCTGGCTGGGATTCTTCTACGGCGGCAACACGCTGGGCGCGGTGGTGGGTTCGCTGCTGGCCGGCTTCTATCTGCTGCGGCTGCACGATTCCACGGTGGCGACGTGGGTGGCGGCGGCCGGCAACCTGCTGGTCGCAGCGGTGGCAACGATGATCGCCGCGCGTACGCCGGGTGAACCATCGGCTGCGCGTTCCGCATCACCGGAGGTCGCGGACCGTTCGGATTCGGTGCCTGCCGCGCAGGACTTTGGCACCCGCAATTACATCTATGTCGCCATTGCGCTGAGCGGCGGTTGTGCGCTGGCCGCGGAAGTGGTGTGGACGCGTCTCCTGTCGCTGACGTTCGGCGCGAGCACGTACACGTTCTCCATGATCCTCGCCGTCATTCTCGCCGGCCTCGGACTCGGGAGTGCCGGAGGTGCGGCCCTCGCGGCACGCACCGATGCGGCGCAGGTCAATGCCCGAGCCCTGGCGCGTGTGCAGTTGCTCGCCGTACTCGGGATCGCCTGGGCTGCCGCAATCATCTATCTCGCATTGCCCAACTGGCCGGTGAATCCGAGTCTCGCCCCCAGTGCGTGGTACAACCTGCAATTCGATCTCTTCCGGTGCGCGGTGGCGGTCCTGCCCAGCGCCGTATTGTGGGGCGCGAGTTTTCCGCTGGCGCTGGCTGCCGTGGCCGTGCCCGGTGAAGACCCCGCCCGGCTGGTAGGACGGGTGTATGCGGCGAATACAGTCGGCGCGATTCTCGGCGCCGTCGTGTGCAGTCTGCTGCTGGTGCCCGGCATCGGGACCCGCAACACCCAGCGATTGCTCATGGCGCTTGCCGCGGTGGCCAGTGTGTTGGCCTATCTCACGGTGCGCGGGCGATCGTCATCACGCCCGGTTGGCCTGATCGTCGCACCGGTGCTGGCCGCGATACTCATCGTGCTCACACCGGCATTACCTGGCGAACTCGTGGCGCACGGTCGCTGGGCCGTCACCTGGCTAGGCAAATCCGAGATGCTCTATGTGGGAGAAGGCATGAACAGCTCGGTGGCCGTCACCCGACTGCTCAGCAACGACGCCATCCAGTTCCATGTGAGCGGCAAAGTGGAAGCATCGAGTCTCATGCAGGACATGCGCCTGCAGAAGATGCTGGCGCACATTCCGGCATTGGTGCACCCCAATCCGCAATCGGTGCTCGTGGTGGGGTTCGGTGCGGGGGTGACTGCCGGTTCGTTTCTCCCCTATCCCACGGTCACACGCCTGGTGGTGTGTGAACTCGAACCGCTCGTACCTCAGGTGGTCTCGACCTGGTTCACGAAGGAAAACAACAACGTGGTGAACGATCCGCGCACGCAGATCCATTTCGACGATGCGCGCAGCTTCGTGCTCACGGCCGATGAACAGTTCGACGTGATCACGAGCGATCCCATCAATCCATGGGTGAAAGGTGCGGCCACGCTGTACACACGGGAATACTTCCAGGCCGTGAAGAAGCTGCTCAAACCCGGCGGCGTGGTGACGCAGTGGGTGCCGTTGTACGAGAGCACGCCCGAAGCCGTGAAGAGCGAGATCGCGACCTTTTTCGAAGTGTTCCCGAACGGCACGATATGGGCCAACAACACGCCGGACGGCGGTTACGACCTCGTGTTGCTGGGCACGAGCGAACCCACCCGCATCGACCTCGGCGTCATGCAGATCCGCGCGGCGGATCCGGGATACGACCGCGTGCGGCAGTCGCTGGTGGAATCGAATTTCACGTCCCTAAGCAACCTGTTCTCCACCTATGCCGGCCGCGCGCAGGATCTGGCGCCCTATCTCGAGGGCGCGGAGATCAACACCGATCGCAGTCTGCGTCTGCAGTACCTTGCCGGATTGGCACTCAATCAGTACACCAACGTGGCCATCGCGCAGGAGCTGTTCCAGTTCCGGCGATTCCCCGACGGATTGTTCGGGGGCGACCCCATGTGGGAACAGCGGATGGCGTACGAGATGGGGTTGATGCGATAG
- a CDS encoding serine hydrolase domain-containing protein: protein MRLMRHASVIALLAGALVLPAFAPSAAGAQDARAIVRYADSVANAAVAEHRTAGVSVAVVKNGKPIVLKGYGFADLENDVPATAQTVYRIGSVTKQFTSAAIMRLMEQGRLTLDDTIQKFLPGYPAQGNRVTVRHLLNHTSGIRNYTSMGPRWERVMRLDLAPDTMVALFANEPFDFKPGDAYRYNNSGYFLLGAIIEKLSGKSYGQYVQDEFFTPLGLRNTVYCDQAPLIKRRAQGYVPTPDGKSFINAEPLSMTQPYAAGSLCSTVGDLVTWTQALAGGKVVSAASYRMMTTPGTLNDGKPITYGFGLGMGVLAGHRQVSHNGGINGFISELHHYPDDSLITVVLTNTSALTAVQVERLVARRALGIRDLSTVPIAASALERFVGEYGTGNGRTRIFVENGRLRARQGPQPAFGLKHVGNERFVRDDNDEVQYEFAPGTPAPSFVRRQGNNSATVTRVVP, encoded by the coding sequence ATGCGACTCATGCGTCACGCCTCCGTGATTGCGCTGTTGGCTGGCGCGCTGGTCCTGCCCGCATTCGCGCCTTCCGCCGCCGGCGCGCAGGATGCCCGGGCCATCGTGCGCTATGCCGACTCGGTCGCCAACGCGGCGGTGGCCGAGCATCGCACGGCGGGAGTTTCGGTGGCGGTGGTCAAGAACGGCAAGCCGATCGTTCTGAAAGGATACGGCTTCGCGGATCTCGAGAATGACGTGCCGGCCACGGCGCAGACGGTCTATCGCATCGGCTCGGTCACCAAGCAGTTCACGAGTGCGGCCATCATGCGGCTGATGGAGCAGGGCCGGCTCACACTCGATGACACCATCCAGAAATTCCTGCCCGGATATCCGGCGCAGGGAAACCGCGTTACGGTGCGGCATCTCCTCAATCACACGTCGGGTATCCGGAACTACACGAGCATGGGGCCCCGGTGGGAGCGTGTGATGCGTCTCGATCTGGCGCCGGACACGATGGTGGCGCTGTTCGCCAACGAGCCGTTCGACTTCAAGCCCGGTGACGCCTATCGATACAACAACTCGGGCTACTTTCTGCTCGGCGCGATCATCGAGAAGCTGAGTGGCAAGTCGTATGGCCAGTATGTGCAGGACGAATTCTTCACCCCGCTGGGGCTCCGGAACACGGTGTACTGCGATCAGGCGCCGCTCATCAAGCGGCGTGCGCAGGGATATGTGCCGACGCCCGATGGCAAGTCGTTCATCAACGCCGAGCCGCTGAGCATGACGCAGCCGTATGCCGCGGGCTCGTTGTGCTCCACGGTAGGCGATCTCGTGACGTGGACCCAGGCGCTGGCGGGCGGCAAGGTGGTCAGTGCGGCTTCCTACCGGATGATGACGACGCCCGGAACACTGAACGACGGCAAGCCGATCACCTATGGCTTCGGACTGGGCATGGGTGTGCTGGCTGGACACCGCCAGGTGAGCCACAATGGCGGCATCAACGGGTTCATTTCCGAACTGCACCACTATCCCGACGATTCACTGATCACCGTCGTGCTGACGAACACCAGCGCGCTCACGGCGGTTCAGGTCGAGCGTCTCGTGGCGCGACGGGCACTGGGCATCAGGGATCTGTCCACCGTTCCCATCGCGGCGTCCGCGCTCGAGCGTTTCGTGGGAGAGTACGGCACGGGTAACGGCCGCACACGTATCTTCGTGGAAAACGGCCGTCTGCGCGCGCGGCAGGGACCACAGCCGGCGTTCGGTCTCAAGCACGTCGGGAACGAGCGTTTCGTCCGCGACGACAACGACGAGGTACAGTACGAGTTCGCCCCGGGAACACCGGCGCCGAGTTTCGTGAGACGTCAGGGGAACAACAGCGCGACGGTCACCCGCGTGGTGCCCTGA
- a CDS encoding septum formation initiator family protein — translation MARSSGSKSGRSTKGGGLSSLLSSVWVRRLLWGVGTLAVLAFAVEGGEYGTSDLFTQKDRKAELEAELEELRDSVAVLKTELKAMTTDPVRLERVAREEYGMVKGEKEILYRLKSADSVRSTDSTRGGRGRVDEPVGVDSGRSVANIPRLPRGGAAW, via the coding sequence GTGGCGCGATCTTCGGGATCTAAGTCGGGCCGGTCGACGAAAGGCGGTGGCCTGTCGTCGTTGTTGAGCTCCGTGTGGGTCCGGCGCCTCCTGTGGGGCGTCGGCACCCTCGCGGTGCTCGCGTTTGCCGTGGAAGGGGGTGAGTACGGCACCTCCGATCTGTTCACGCAGAAAGATCGGAAAGCCGAACTGGAAGCCGAACTGGAAGAGTTGCGCGATTCGGTGGCCGTGCTGAAGACCGAGCTCAAGGCGATGACCACCGATCCGGTGCGACTCGAGCGGGTGGCGCGCGAGGAGTACGGGATGGTGAAGGGCGAGAAGGAGATCCTCTATCGCCTGAAGAGTGCGGACAGCGTGCGCAGCACCGACAGCACACGTGGCGGGCGTGGGCGTGTGGATGAGCCCGTCGGGGTTGACTCCGGGCGATCGGTGGCTAATATCCCAAGACTGCCGCGGGGTGGAGCAGCCTGGTAG
- the eno gene encoding phosphopyruvate hydratase gives MAPIISVSAREILDSRGNPTVEVDVILETGAAGRAAVPSGASTGEREAVELRDGDPSRYLGKGVLNAVNNVNTEINEALEGMDATDQIAVDRALLDLDGTENKGRLGANAMLGVSMAVARAAALEVGLPVYRYLGGPMARTMPVPMMNILNGGAHATNTVDFQEFMVIPVGADSFAEGLRMGTQVFHQLKKVLVARKLSTGVGDEGGFAPNLASDEEALKIIVEAIEGAGFRPGHDVALALDVAASELFQNGQYHFKKSGAASRSAKDMAELYGGWLEQYPIVSIEDGMAENDWDGWKLLTEQIGDRCQLVGDDLFCTNSEILAKGIENDVANAILIKVNQIGTLTETLEAIELAKSAGYNSIISHRSGETEDTFIADLAVATQAGQIKTGAPSRSDRVAKYNQLLRIEEQLEGYAEYPGGAIFGI, from the coding sequence ATGGCCCCCATCATTTCCGTATCCGCCCGCGAAATTCTCGACTCCCGCGGCAACCCCACGGTGGAAGTCGACGTCATTCTCGAGACTGGAGCGGCCGGGCGGGCCGCGGTGCCCAGCGGAGCGAGCACCGGCGAGCGTGAAGCCGTGGAACTGCGTGATGGTGATCCGTCACGATACCTCGGCAAGGGCGTGCTCAATGCCGTGAACAACGTCAACACCGAGATCAACGAAGCGCTGGAAGGCATGGATGCCACCGACCAGATCGCGGTGGATCGTGCGCTGCTCGACCTCGACGGCACCGAGAACAAGGGACGTCTCGGCGCCAACGCCATGCTGGGCGTGTCGATGGCGGTGGCCCGTGCAGCCGCGCTCGAGGTGGGACTGCCGGTGTACCGGTATCTGGGCGGCCCGATGGCCCGCACGATGCCGGTGCCCATGATGAACATCCTCAACGGCGGCGCGCACGCAACCAACACCGTGGACTTCCAGGAATTCATGGTGATTCCGGTGGGTGCCGATTCGTTTGCCGAAGGACTGCGCATGGGCACGCAGGTGTTTCATCAGCTCAAGAAGGTGCTGGTGGCGCGCAAGCTGTCCACCGGCGTGGGCGACGAAGGCGGTTTTGCGCCCAACCTCGCGAGCGACGAAGAGGCGCTGAAGATCATCGTCGAAGCCATCGAAGGGGCCGGCTTCCGTCCCGGTCACGACGTCGCGCTCGCCCTGGATGTGGCGGCCAGTGAGCTGTTCCAGAACGGCCAGTATCACTTCAAGAAGAGCGGCGCGGCGTCGCGCAGCGCGAAGGACATGGCCGAACTGTATGGGGGGTGGCTGGAGCAGTATCCCATCGTGTCCATCGAAGACGGCATGGCGGAGAACGACTGGGATGGCTGGAAGCTGCTGACGGAGCAGATCGGCGACCGTTGTCAGCTGGTGGGCGACGATCTCTTCTGCACGAACAGCGAGATTCTGGCCAAGGGCATCGAGAACGACGTGGCGAATGCGATCCTGATCAAGGTGAATCAGATCGGCACGCTCACGGAGACACTGGAAGCGATCGAACTCGCGAAGTCGGCGGGATACAACTCGATCATCTCGCATCGGAGCGGCGAGACCGAAGACACGTTCATCGCCGATCTCGCGGTGGCCACGCAGGCAGGTCAGATCAAGACCGGCGCGCCGTCGCGCAGTGATCGTGTCGCGAAGTACAACCAGCTGCTGCGCATCGAAGAGCAGCTCGAAGGCTATGCGGAGTATCCTGGTGGCGCGATCTTCGGGATCTAA
- a CDS encoding lysophospholipid acyltransferase family protein has product MFRTALTTVALLLGTIVFGSIVLLARLVGVPQGKDSVYEKAPRWWAWWLLRAAGVKVVVHGADRPVSGSRVYIANHVSWFDIPAMIEVLPHYGFVAKRELEKIPLFGPAARAVGVIYIDRENRKAAFGAYEDAAQKIREGRSVLVYPEGTRGVSYALRPFKKGPFVLAIGSGAPIVPVVVHGTIEVNPRGEFRASPGTVHVHLLEPIPTEGLTYDDRDALGERVRERMAECLREQYGVNPALVSREARSTSAAVDTLRPQNS; this is encoded by the coding sequence ATGTTCCGGACTGCTCTCACCACCGTGGCTCTGCTGCTCGGCACGATCGTGTTCGGGTCGATCGTGCTGCTCGCGCGGCTGGTGGGTGTGCCGCAGGGCAAGGACAGTGTCTACGAAAAGGCGCCGCGTTGGTGGGCCTGGTGGCTGTTGCGCGCGGCCGGTGTGAAGGTCGTGGTGCATGGCGCGGATCGGCCGGTGTCCGGATCGCGCGTGTATATCGCGAATCACGTGAGCTGGTTCGACATTCCCGCGATGATCGAGGTGCTGCCGCACTACGGATTCGTTGCCAAGCGGGAACTGGAGAAGATCCCGCTGTTCGGGCCGGCGGCGCGCGCCGTGGGGGTCATCTACATCGATCGCGAGAACCGCAAGGCCGCGTTCGGTGCGTATGAAGATGCCGCGCAGAAGATCCGCGAAGGACGTTCGGTGCTGGTGTATCCCGAGGGGACGCGTGGTGTGTCGTACGCCCTGCGTCCTTTCAAGAAGGGGCCGTTCGTGCTCGCCATCGGATCGGGTGCACCGATCGTGCCGGTGGTGGTGCATGGCACGATCGAAGTGAACCCCCGTGGCGAGTTCCGCGCGTCGCCCGGGACGGTGCATGTGCATCTGCTGGAACCCATTCCCACCGAGGGACTCACCTACGACGATCGTGACGCACTCGGCGAGCGTGTGCGTGAGCGCATGGCCGAGTGCCTGCGCGAGCAGTATGGTGTGAATCCCGCGCTCGTTTCGCGCGAAGCACGATCGACGTCCGCGGCAGTCGATACCCTCCGTCCTCAGAACTCATAA
- the thiL gene encoding thiamine-phosphate kinase, giving the protein MNTHMSQPEDRETHVPLQELLPMRSHQAMGEGHEFDTIRMLMARWGDLAADIGDDAAVLAPTDGQRVVSTDACVEGVHFRRAWLSPFDVGVRAAAAALSDLAAMGARAEYVLVAFVVPDDWRAALGAVADGIGTQVRRAGARIVGGNLSRGSAFGITLTVIGSAARPVPRSGAQAGDLIAVTGTLGGPGEALTSWLQGTAPSEWAHRRFVHPEPRFVEGMLLAEAGATAMLDISDGLAADARHIAAASGVRLVIDPTLLPLGEGIRPEQALASGEEYELLVTLPAAALDRLQHVWPERSGIPLTVIGRVEAERENGEGAGTDGRVGGHDHFGDGLVDVVDVVEKGRPMGEL; this is encoded by the coding sequence ATGAACACCCACATGTCGCAGCCGGAAGATCGCGAGACCCATGTGCCGTTGCAGGAACTCCTGCCGATGCGATCGCATCAGGCCATGGGCGAAGGGCACGAATTCGATACCATTCGCATGCTGATGGCGCGATGGGGTGATCTCGCCGCCGATATCGGCGATGATGCCGCGGTGCTGGCACCGACCGATGGCCAGCGGGTGGTGTCCACCGACGCGTGTGTGGAAGGCGTGCATTTCCGTCGCGCATGGCTCAGCCCGTTCGATGTGGGCGTCCGTGCCGCGGCGGCGGCGTTGAGCGATCTCGCGGCCATGGGTGCGCGAGCCGAGTATGTCCTGGTGGCGTTCGTGGTGCCCGATGATTGGCGGGCGGCACTGGGCGCCGTGGCCGATGGCATCGGCACCCAGGTGCGTCGGGCCGGTGCCCGCATCGTCGGTGGCAATCTGAGTCGCGGGTCGGCATTCGGGATCACACTCACCGTCATCGGTTCGGCGGCACGCCCCGTGCCCCGTTCCGGAGCACAGGCAGGCGATCTGATCGCCGTCACCGGAACGCTGGGCGGCCCCGGCGAGGCGCTGACGTCATGGCTACAGGGCACGGCGCCATCGGAATGGGCACATCGGCGTTTTGTGCACCCCGAGCCACGTTTCGTGGAGGGGATGCTGCTGGCCGAAGCCGGAGCCACGGCCATGCTCGACATCTCCGATGGCCTGGCGGCCGACGCACGTCACATTGCCGCGGCCAGCGGTGTACGGCTCGTCATCGATCCGACGCTGCTGCCATTGGGTGAAGGCATCCGGCCGGAGCAGGCGCTGGCGAGCGGCGAGGAATACGAACTGCTGGTCACGCTGCCCGCGGCGGCGCTGGACCGGTTGCAGCATGTGTGGCCCGAGCGGAGTGGTATTCCGCTCACCGTGATCGGGCGGGTGGAGGCGGAGCGGGAGAACGGGGAAGGTGCCGGCACCGACGGTCGCGTCGGAGGACATGATCATTTCGGCGACGGGCTCGTCGATGTCGTGGATGTCGTTGAAAAGGGTCGTCCGATGGGCGAACTTTGA
- a CDS encoding NAD(P)H-hydrate dehydratase, which produces MRVTTAAEAAARDRAAIEAGTPSFGLMLQAGTATASLILREYADRLADGVAIFAGVGNNGGDAYVVAAQLARAGVAVRLYANGPPRMGDARRAAALVPERGVVSMTVLMSVSLSARMTGDASTSPTMRATARVGVVVDGLLGTGHAGVLRESVRGACDVMASLRADGARIIALDIPTGLDATSGDIADGSVPADCTVCYGTIKRGVLLQRGHAGRVVLVDIGLGAHADRVGRGERPSGHDGASDETHDATHDAPYDDRAWRWLGVSDLAARVPPIDWNAHKGRRGRVLVAGGEMGMAGAVVFAARAALLAGAGVVHTLVDTQSVSAVQALCEAALAHRWPALDGPSSASGAVHQATPVGAMREDITVDAVAIGPGLGRSRRSGLVLQHVLARHRERPMVLDADALWHAADAAQTLGIDSATLLSHWLRDVPRAVCTPHPGEFARLTGAPLPDAWDERVMLLQDFVHRAGVTVLLKGTPTLVASPHTSVPTVVPHGTALLATGGSGDCLTGLVATLLAQGMSAHDAAVVGASVHGCAAEMATARAGVVRGSTLDDLLAAIPGVWRALAIPPVTAPYVIAELPAPALR; this is translated from the coding sequence TTGCGTGTCACCACGGCCGCCGAAGCGGCGGCCCGCGATCGTGCGGCCATCGAAGCCGGAACGCCGTCCTTTGGATTGATGCTGCAGGCCGGTACGGCCACCGCGTCGCTCATTCTGCGCGAGTACGCCGATCGTCTCGCCGATGGCGTGGCGATTTTTGCCGGTGTGGGCAACAACGGGGGCGATGCCTACGTGGTGGCGGCTCAACTGGCACGGGCCGGTGTGGCCGTGCGCCTGTATGCGAACGGTCCCCCACGCATGGGGGATGCCCGTCGGGCGGCCGCGCTGGTGCCGGAGCGCGGGGTGGTGTCCATGACGGTTCTGATGTCGGTCTCCCTGTCCGCACGCATGACGGGCGATGCATCGACGTCACCGACGATGCGTGCCACCGCCCGTGTGGGTGTGGTGGTGGACGGTCTGCTCGGCACCGGTCATGCGGGTGTCCTGCGTGAATCCGTGCGCGGCGCCTGTGATGTCATGGCCAGTCTCCGTGCCGACGGCGCGCGGATAATCGCGCTCGATATTCCCACCGGACTCGACGCCACATCGGGTGACATTGCCGACGGATCGGTGCCAGCCGATTGCACGGTGTGTTATGGCACGATCAAGCGCGGCGTGCTGTTGCAGCGTGGTCACGCGGGGCGGGTGGTGCTGGTGGATATCGGACTGGGCGCGCATGCGGATCGTGTCGGCCGCGGCGAGCGCCCCAGTGGGCACGACGGGGCGTCCGACGAAACGCACGATGCCACGCACGATGCCCCGTACGACGACCGGGCCTGGCGATGGCTTGGCGTGAGCGACCTTGCGGCCCGTGTGCCGCCCATCGATTGGAACGCGCACAAGGGGCGCCGCGGCCGGGTGCTGGTGGCGGGCGGTGAGATGGGCATGGCCGGTGCGGTGGTGTTCGCCGCGCGCGCGGCGCTGCTGGCGGGAGCCGGTGTGGTGCACACGCTGGTGGATACGCAGAGTGTGAGCGCCGTGCAGGCACTGTGTGAGGCCGCGCTGGCACATCGCTGGCCCGCGCTCGATGGACCGTCTTCCGCGTCAGGCGCGGTGCATCAGGCCACGCCGGTGGGTGCGATGCGCGAGGATATCACGGTGGATGCGGTGGCGATCGGCCCGGGACTCGGCCGTTCGCGGCGCTCGGGGCTGGTGCTGCAGCACGTGCTGGCACGACACCGCGAGCGGCCGATGGTGCTCGACGCCGATGCCCTGTGGCATGCCGCCGATGCGGCGCAGACGCTGGGGATCGATTCGGCCACTCTGCTTTCCCACTGGTTGCGCGATGTGCCGCGGGCAGTGTGCACGCCGCATCCTGGAGAGTTCGCACGCCTGACGGGCGCACCGCTGCCCGACGCCTGGGATGAGCGCGTGATGCTGCTGCAGGACTTCGTGCATCGCGCCGGTGTGACCGTCCTGCTCAAGGGCACGCCCACGCTCGTGGCGTCTCCGCACACGTCCGTGCCCACGGTGGTCCCGCATGGCACCGCTCTGCTGGCCACGGGCGGCAGCGGTGACTGTCTCACCGGACTCGTTGCCACACTGCTCGCACAGGGAATGTCGGCGCACGATGCGGCCGTGGTGGGTGCGTCGGTGCATGGTTGCGCGGCGGAAATGGCAACCGCCCGTGCCGGTGTCGTGCGCGGGAGCACGCTCGACGATCTCCTGGCGGCCATTCCGGGTGTGTGGCGCGCGCTGGCGATTCCTCCGGTCACGGCGCCATATGTGATCGCGGAGTTGCCGGCGCCGGCATTGCGGTAA
- a CDS encoding Minf_1886 family protein, with the protein MTELAFREGIMDQIRLREQRFDERAYLFVLSSLEHCQTRLTERRHITGPELACACRELAMQRFGVMARLVLEHWGVRSTSDIGDIVFTLVDLGLLISQPQDSRDDFLGVFDFAESFEREYPWSTAHV; encoded by the coding sequence GTGACCGAGCTGGCGTTCCGTGAAGGCATCATGGACCAGATCCGTCTGCGAGAGCAGCGGTTCGACGAACGTGCATATCTGTTCGTGCTCTCGTCGCTCGAGCACTGTCAGACGCGGCTCACCGAGCGGCGGCACATCACCGGGCCGGAACTCGCCTGCGCCTGTCGGGAGCTGGCCATGCAGCGCTTCGGCGTGATGGCCCGTCTCGTGCTTGAACACTGGGGTGTGCGTTCCACCAGCGATATCGGTGACATCGTCTTCACGCTGGTCGATCTCGGACTGCTCATCAGTCAGCCGCAGGACTCCCGCGACGATTTTCTCGGTGTGTTCGATTTTGCCGAATCGTTCGAGCGCGAATATCCCTGGAGTACGGCGCACGTCTGA